From Streptomyces sp. HUAS MG91, the proteins below share one genomic window:
- a CDS encoding D-alanyl-D-alanine carboxypeptidase, with protein sequence MSATHASYVTSYVKKSALVLTACALTLAGIAPAAVAADKDDKPPATMSDIGGARLAKAGTQVDLGGGAPVLPKDLTAKSWIVSDAESGEVLASHNAHWKLPPASTLKMLFADTVLPKFLKSTTHKVVPSDLAGMGAGSSLVGVKEGFTYTVHDLWLGVFLKSGNDAVHVLSAMNHGVPQTVKDMQAHADTLQAHDTHVVSPDGYDMPGQTSSAYDLTLFARSGLQKPDFREYAATARAKFPKEQKKGKTTERFEIQNTNRLLTGDSGISPYKGIAGVKNGNTTNAGATFTGVAERGGKVLLVTVMNPSSGESFAVYKEAARLLDWGFEADGKVSPVGHLVLAKTAAAPSASAAPKGDAGPAKPDAHAAVTSTSGGSSGVGIALAITGGVLVVLAAGVFVVRKKWPAQKRS encoded by the coding sequence GTGTCTGCCACTCATGCGTCGTACGTCACCTCGTACGTGAAGAAGTCCGCGCTCGTCCTGACGGCCTGTGCCCTGACGCTGGCGGGGATCGCCCCCGCGGCGGTCGCCGCCGACAAGGACGACAAGCCACCCGCGACCATGTCGGACATCGGCGGCGCCCGGCTGGCGAAGGCGGGCACCCAGGTGGACCTCGGCGGCGGCGCTCCGGTCCTGCCCAAGGATCTGACGGCGAAGTCCTGGATCGTCAGCGACGCCGAGTCGGGCGAGGTGCTGGCCTCGCACAACGCGCACTGGAAGCTGCCGCCCGCGAGCACCCTGAAGATGCTCTTCGCGGACACGGTCCTGCCGAAGTTCCTGAAGTCGACGACGCACAAGGTCGTCCCCTCCGACCTGGCGGGGATGGGCGCGGGCTCCAGCCTCGTCGGCGTCAAGGAGGGCTTCACGTACACGGTCCACGACCTGTGGCTGGGCGTCTTCCTGAAGTCGGGCAACGACGCGGTGCACGTGCTGTCCGCGATGAACCACGGCGTCCCGCAGACCGTGAAGGACATGCAGGCCCACGCGGACACGCTGCAGGCGCACGACACGCACGTGGTCAGCCCCGACGGCTACGACATGCCGGGCCAGACCTCGTCCGCGTACGACCTGACGCTGTTCGCCCGCTCGGGGCTGCAGAAGCCGGACTTCCGCGAGTACGCGGCGACGGCGCGGGCCAAGTTCCCCAAGGAGCAGAAGAAGGGGAAGACGACCGAGCGGTTCGAGATCCAGAACACCAACCGGCTGCTCACCGGGGACTCCGGCATCTCGCCGTACAAGGGCATCGCGGGCGTCAAGAACGGCAACACCACGAACGCGGGCGCGACCTTCACCGGGGTCGCCGAGCGCGGCGGCAAGGTGCTGCTCGTCACCGTCATGAACCCCAGCTCCGGAGAGTCCTTCGCGGTCTACAAGGAGGCCGCGCGGCTGCTCGACTGGGGCTTCGAGGCCGACGGCAAGGTCTCCCCGGTCGGCCACCTCGTCCTGGCGAAGACGGCCGCCGCGCCGTCGGCCTCGGCCGCCCCGAAGGGCGACGCGGGCCCCGCGAAGCCCGACGCGCACGCGGCGGTCACCTCGACGAGCGGCGGCTCCAGCGGTGTCGGGATCGCGCTGGCGATCACGGGTGGGGTGCTGGTGGTGCTGGCCGCGGGGGTGTTCGTGGTGCGGAAGAAGTGGCCGGCTCAGAAGCGGTCCTGA
- a CDS encoding metallophosphoesterase: MVVLLVLAVVAVLAAFAGLHYYAYRRLVRATTAGPGWPRRLGAAVFVAGPVLMFAAIAAERAGAPFPLQRALAWPGFLWMAFALYLLLALLVGEAVRPVLRRVLDRGTRRPGPAADEAAPEPAPEPAPAPEPAPVAAPTRRLVLARTVGAASAVAAAGIVGNGAYGVLRGPKVKRVTVPLAKLPRSAHGFRIAVVSDVHLGPVLGRGFAERVVDIVNGTQPDLIAVVGDLVDGSVEDLAPAVAPLARLRSRHGTYFVTGNHEYFSGADPWVAHVREIGMRPLANARVEMGAFDLAGVNDISGANHGEGPDYGKALGDRDTSRAAVLLAHQPVMIHEAVKHGVDLQLSGHTHGGQLWPGNFVADAANPTLAGLESYGDTQLYVSRGAGAWGPPVRVGAPSDITVVELASRQA, from the coding sequence ATGGTCGTCCTCCTCGTCCTCGCCGTCGTCGCCGTGCTCGCGGCCTTCGCCGGGCTGCACTACTACGCGTACCGGCGCCTGGTCCGCGCCACGACGGCCGGGCCCGGGTGGCCCCGGCGCCTCGGTGCCGCGGTGTTCGTGGCGGGCCCGGTGCTGATGTTCGCGGCGATCGCCGCGGAGCGGGCCGGAGCGCCGTTCCCGCTGCAACGGGCGCTCGCCTGGCCCGGGTTCCTGTGGATGGCGTTCGCCCTCTACCTGCTGCTCGCGCTGCTGGTGGGGGAGGCGGTGCGGCCGGTGCTGCGGCGAGTGCTCGACCGCGGGACGCGCCGCCCCGGGCCCGCCGCCGACGAGGCCGCGCCGGAGCCGGCCCCCGAACCGGCCCCCGCCCCCGAACCGGCGCCCGTCGCCGCTCCCACCCGTCGGCTGGTCCTCGCCCGGACCGTGGGCGCCGCCTCGGCCGTCGCCGCCGCCGGGATCGTCGGCAACGGCGCCTACGGCGTGCTGCGCGGCCCGAAGGTGAAGCGGGTCACGGTCCCGCTGGCCAAACTGCCGCGCTCCGCGCACGGGTTCCGGATCGCGGTGGTCAGCGACGTGCACCTCGGCCCGGTGCTCGGCCGCGGCTTCGCCGAGCGCGTCGTCGACATCGTCAACGGCACCCAGCCCGACCTGATCGCGGTCGTCGGCGACCTCGTCGACGGCAGCGTCGAGGACCTCGCCCCGGCCGTCGCCCCGCTGGCCCGGCTCCGCTCCCGGCACGGCACGTACTTCGTCACCGGCAACCACGAGTACTTCTCCGGCGCCGACCCCTGGGTGGCGCACGTCCGCGAGATCGGGATGCGGCCGCTGGCCAACGCCCGGGTGGAGATGGGCGCGTTCGACCTCGCCGGGGTCAACGACATCAGCGGCGCGAACCACGGCGAGGGCCCCGACTACGGCAAGGCGCTCGGCGACCGCGACACCTCCCGCGCCGCCGTGCTCCTCGCCCACCAGCCCGTGATGATCCACGAGGCGGTGAAGCACGGCGTCGACCTCCAGCTCTCCGGCCACACCCACGGCGGACAGCTGTGGCCCGGCAACTTCGTCGCGGACGCGGCCAATCCGACCCTCGCGGGCCTGGAGTCCTACGGCGACACCCAGCTCTACGTCAGCCGGGGCGCCGGGGCCTGGGGCCCACCGGTGCGGGTGGGGGCGCCGTCCGACATCACGGTCGTCGAGCTGGCGTCGCGTCAGGCCTGA
- a CDS encoding ATP-binding protein, with the protein MLRRSAFRLPRHPASVGIARLRVRDHLAVWGHTGPAEALDTAILLVSELATNAVRHGPVREREFEVAVTVLADGSCFIEVSDAASAEPEVKVPYPAEDENGRGLHLVDALAEAWGVWQRGRYGKTVWALVRS; encoded by the coding sequence GTGTTGCGGCGCAGTGCGTTCAGACTGCCCCGGCACCCGGCCTCGGTGGGGATCGCGCGGCTACGGGTGCGCGATCATCTCGCGGTCTGGGGGCACACAGGGCCGGCTGAAGCGCTGGACACCGCGATTCTGCTCGTGTCCGAACTGGCGACGAACGCCGTGCGGCACGGTCCCGTGCGGGAGCGTGAGTTCGAGGTCGCGGTGACGGTGCTCGCGGACGGCTCGTGCTTCATCGAGGTGTCCGACGCGGCGTCGGCCGAGCCCGAGGTGAAGGTGCCGTACCCGGCCGAGGACGAGAACGGTCGGGGGCTGCATCTGGTTGATGCGCTTGCCGAGGCGTGGGGGGTCTGGCAGCGCGGCCGCTACGGCAAAACGGTCTGGGCCCTGGTCCGTTCCTGA